The Eriocheir sinensis breed Jianghai 21 chromosome 9, ASM2467909v1, whole genome shotgun sequence genomic sequence AATGTATtcacgcgttttttttttgtttttttttttgaggggggggggggtgagatcttggagataaaggaaggattttttggggggggttgtgAGGTTCTGAGGTCTACGTagtagaaaaagggggaaaaattggACTGTTTGTTCTCGAGATAAAAGGTCTTTTTTTCTTGTGAGGTATTGGagatgattttgttgttgttgttgtgaggtATTGGATATAACTAAAAATGGCCATCCCTGGGGAACAAAAATGTGTACTGAAGACGGTAACTCACGTTATTCGATATGAATATAGGAGTTATATATAAAAATTCTATTATACTTCAAAACTAACCTTAAGCTTGGCCTGCTGAAGCTGTATAACCTGCCTCCTCAAAACTCTCAGACCCTCGTAGTGGTTGGCAAGGGGTTTCCCTACACGGTCTATAAGACTAAGGCAGGTGGCAATGGATTCCAGCCCTGCTGCCAGAGACGGGCCCTGTGcagttctttcttcctcatcctcctctttctcctcagcaGTTGTCTCACCACCCTGCACACTGCTGGCTATCTCCTCCTCGGTCAAGTGGTGGTAGCCTGGCACACCAAAGTCTTCCTCCGCCCACTCCACCAGCTCCTCGGGCTGGAATTCTCCCTGTCCAGCTTCTTGCAGCATCTTCACGATCCTGGGAATCTCGAGTCCCTCAAACTCTTTACGACCAAGCGATGGAATTTTGGGAGTTTTTAGCAACTTGCACCAGGCATGGCGAAGTGTTGCAAGAGGCACCTGCTGCCAAGCCTCGGCCAAGTTAAATATAGCGTCCTTAATTTTGTAGTCGTTGAAGTTTTctatggtcttcctcctcctagtgtCCACATAATCCGGCTCATCCATCCCATCCTCGACCACGACAAGGCACTGCTGGAGGTACAAGTTTCTGTAATGCCTCTTGACGCTCTCGATAACACCCTGGTCCATGGGTTGGATAATGGATGTCGTATTGGGAGGAAGAAACATTGTCTTAATACGTCCATCCTTGCTACACAACTTTGATGACGCAGGATGGGATGGGGCAATGTCAAGCAGGAGAAGTGCTTTGACATCCTCCGGCTGAATTCCATACTTTGTCTGATGATGCCTTACCGATGGATCAAACGACCGGTGAAACCAATTCGTTGTGACGTCCTGGTTGAACCAGGCTGAAGCACTCTCATGGTACTCTACCGGAAGTTTCGTCATAATGTCCTTGAGTCCTCGTGGTTTGCGGTTTTTCCCCACAACCACTGGCTTGAGCCTATGGGAGCCATCGGCATTAGCACAAACCAGTATCGAGAGGCGTTCCTTCATTGTCTTGTACCCTGAAGTGCTGCTGATGTCAATGGAGCCCTCGATATTTTTGGGTAGGGTACGCCAGAATAGGCCAGTTTCATCAGCACTGTAAATTTGGAACTCATGCAGTCCTTCCTCCTCAATCAGCTTAAGAAGCTTCTCCACAAATGGTTCCACAGCTCCAGCATCAGCACTCAGCAGCTCCCCAGTGATGGCTCGATTCACTATGCCATGGCGCCTCCTGAACCGCCACAGCCAACCGTCACTGCATTTGAAATTAGATATTCCAAGGTGGGTTGACAGTCGTTGTGCAGCGCGCTTGATATCCACGTTTCGAACGGGCAGTCCCTTAGCTCGTTCCTGCATATATTGCTTGTACACGGCGTCGTCCAAGTTCTCGTGCTGGAATTTTCTCGACCGATAAacatccctacccttccttcccccttcaatCTTTTTCATCACTTCCCTCACACGTTCCTTGCCTTTGAGAATGTCATGGAGGGTAGATCTCTTCAGGTCGTATTGAGCCATGAGTTGTGTTCGGCTGACTCCTTTTTCATGAGCCTCGATCACCTTCAGCTTCTCAGCCATACTCAggatcttcctttttcccttagcATAGGAAGCAAAAGACATAGCCTTATCCTCGGAAGCCATCATAAATGGACAAACAAGGCTTGAAGGGCAACAAAGCACACGAATAACACGTGGTATCTGAAGAGCACTGACAGCACAACCGACGGGACCAGAGGAAGAACGTGAACTGAGTGTGGCAGAGGAGCGCGGGACTCTCACCGGACGCCTATTCGATAACCCGACATTTATCCGAGTAAGACCGAAGATATCCCAGCGCGGCGTGGGTATAAGGGAGCGCCGTCTGGGTGACTGGGAGCGCATGTGGTGCCAGTGGTGGCTGGGAGTATACATGGTATGGTGGGCCAGGCGAGGGAAAGTATTGAGCTTGGATGCCGCGCTCCGAATTCCTGCCGTATAATCATGATTTTTATCAGATTTATAAATACATATCCGGAGCACGAAATGCTTGGTGTTTCTTGTTTTTGTGGTTCTTGATTCACGAAGGCTTCCAGTCGTCGCATCATCACGTCGTCTGTCTTGTTTCGGGAAACCGTTGTTAGCGAGAAGCTGGGAGACTCttgaacttgtgtgtgtgtgtgtgtgtgtgtgtgtgtgtgtgtgtgtgtgtaaataaaaaaaaataaaaaaaaatgaaacaagaggaataaaagaaaaagagaactaaTGTATGGCAACATTGTGAGGAAGTTTAATATGCGAAGGTCATTGGGGTGATAAAAAATGATAAGGTAGAGAAACTGGGTGACGCAAGGCAGGCATGGGAGAGGGGAGTATGCGGGAGTAATGGAAAGGGAGCAAAAGAAAGCTGGTAACAAAGAGTACAaggttactgagagagagagagagagagagagagagagagagagagagagagagagagagagagagagagagagagagagagagagagagattctttaatTTTCCTACTCATGACTAATCTTATTGGCACTCTGGACATAACATTCCTTACGGCAAACACGTCGCTTGGTaggtaagtagagagagagagagagagagagagagagagagagagagagagagagagagagagtgtaattcacccacggcctgatcatgagctggATTCGTCATCGCCGGCAAATACCCTCCTGATTAGAgaaaggctcattagtcgatctctggggtATTGCTACGACCTTCACACACCACGCACCCCATCCCCCTTATTCAAGGGGGTACACTAACCGCTCCTTGTCATTGGAAAAATCCCGGGCAGAGTGGAGCTCGAACCCCCTCCTGCCAGACCGTGAagtctggcagcgcagagctttaccacAGAGCTACCGAAgcggtttgtatgtgtgtgtgtgtgtgtgtgtgtgtgtgtgtgtgtttactgggtAGCAGGAATCAATCACTAAGCaaagtgataaaaaagaagaaaaaaaaaaggaagaaacgggaGATAGAAccttatcatgtgtgtgtgtgtgtgtcgagagagagagagaggaggcggcgCAGATAGCTGTTCACGTGCTGCTGACGAAGACACGACAGACCACCAGCACAAGCAACCCAAGAGTGCCAACCACGGTGACGTCACGTGCAGGgtgccagccagccaaccagaccTCCTGCTCTATCCGTGGCCGGCAGACGTGGACGCTGTGTATGCGGTAACTTATCTTATTCTCGCCCTCTTCATATGAGCGAGGAGGAAGATTAACAGGTGTCTTAATTAGtggagctcgtgtgtgtgtgtgtgtgtgtgtgtgtgtgtgtgtgtgtgtgtgtgtgtgtgtgtgtgtgtgtgtgcgtgtgtgtgtggcgctaCAGGTGTGCACAGGTAAGTCTCGACCCTGATTACGTGAACACCTTGAGGGGGGAGTGACGTCGTTTGGGGTAACGTAATAACTGTCCGAGACCCGCTTCCTCGCGTCACCAAGCTACTCGTCCGCTGAGTTGCTGCTTGACTTTCCTCCCACTACCGTGATTGGTGGATTGGGAGAGTAAAGAGATATGCATCAACCCCCTTACGGAAAGCTCCAGCAACAGAGCCAACCACGACCTTTCTTTTCATGGAATAACAAAATGGTAGTAAGTGATagtaatgatgttgatggtggtggtgatgatgctggaggGGTTATATCAGTCTCGTAGTGACCTAACAATTCGCGGGAACTTTCTATCTCTCATTACAATCCACAGCGGAAAATTATATGAAAGCAATAGcaatggtgaaggtggtggtggtgacggtggtggtgatgagatgaGGTCAGAGTTCATCGTAATGTCATTTCGTGCATTGAAATCACACTCTTCCCAGGGACTTCTTTCACTTGATTAATTTCAGAGGAACGAGATGGATGACGATCGCCGGGGTGTTGCTGCTGGGATGAATTAAGATTGCTATCACACGTCTATTGTCCTGACGTCATGCACTCTCTCCTGAGGAGCTCTTAAGTTGGTGGAAATTCATTATGACAATCCGCACAAGAGATCcgtcactccccccccctcctcccccccccccacacacacattttccccaTGTCCCAACagtactctctttcttcctccttaaacatgttacttccttcctctcctcctttccgttTTCCTAAAGGTgataccccccctccctccccacacacatcaCCTGCTTCCCTCAGacaacttcctccttccttccctctcctactgcACAACACCTATCCCACAGAACTTCCGCAACCTGTCTTATCCCGCCCTTTCACTCTTTTCCCTACAACACTCCTACCTCTCCCACATTAGTCCTTTCCCTAGTCCTCTCCTTActctttacctttctccctcGCGCTCACCCCACCCGCctcacacttttcctctctcctgaaCATCCATCCATCCTCCGCTCCCAGCTCGCGCtcctcatttcttcatcttcctcctcctcctcttcctcatgctgTTTGACTCACGCTATATTTGACAAAAGTAAACAATAGTTACACTGACAAAGGTCAACAATTAGGAATGCgatgggaggcggtggccgagtggtcagggttggggcgtggtgagcccaaggacctaggttcgagtcccatcaaaacacactgatttttcaaaACCATCACCGAGAGGCAGAATTTTACCCTCATGCTGTCCAGATCATAGATCAACACTAACTTAAGCAACTTTAGTCAAGAGgcgcaccggggggcagcatgggccaagcaagtcatataccacggcagccactataagtaaaaatttgcctgcgccacCATCGGGATGGGGTCGTCGAAgagacccctgaagaaagcccaGCGGCGCTAAAGGCAGCACCCATGGGAAAAAATAGATCAAAAGTtttgcagcaacaacaacaaatcacAATGAAGACGGTGATAGAGATGAAATATGAAACTCCTCTGGGTAATTACAGCAAATAACAAGgctattaataatgataacatttatgctactactactactactactactactaataataataataataataataataataataataaaaataataataataataataatagtaataataagttacaacaataataacgataacaagATGACTTAAAGCAAAAAAGGTAAACTGATTTTCTTGCGCAAGTTTCAGCCAATATTTTGATTCCCAAGTATACCAGAGATAGATGTTagtgggaataaaaaaaaaaaaaaaaaaagacatgtttGGCCCTTGGGAGACACTTTCGCCAACAACCCGCCTGTCCTGTCGGCGTGGGAGAACTGAAAGTTTTATGACCACCACCGCCTTTTCTCGTTTGTGAAAGTGAATTTGGTGAACTCTGTATTTTTATTAAAGTTTTCATATGTGGCTTCATACTTACCACATTACATCAcctacagagtggtggatgagtggaacagacttggcagtcatgttgtgggtgccaataccatagataagaagagaagatagaagaagttggataaattcatggatagtaaggTTATGTGgggttagacttacaggagctgccttgttgaGGTCGTCATGGAGCCGCCGCTGGATGGTTCTGACAGACACGCTCTGCAACAGTGTCGGGTTCCTCCCCTTTAATTCCTTGGCAGTAATGCGAGGTTCAAAGTCTACTTGACACTGTAGGAGCTTCAGGGTCCTACGTGAAGTCTTACGGACACCCCCGGGCCTCTTCTTAGGAGGCTGTGGATCGGTGTCTCCCGCCTCACGGCACCTCTTTGTCCACCGCTGGACGCTTCGCAGTGGAAGTCCGGTGATAGCTGagatttccttattcttctttcctcccttcaccaggGCACTGATGACTGCCAGTTGGTCCTTTGTCAGGTCCTTTCCTAAGCCCATTGTCCCATAGAAACCACAATTCCCACGCgtggtcaagggcaaaaaacagcGTGGcgagagagcagaaaaaaaaacagacttgcTCACACTGAAAGCGTGTGGGTGACTAACGCTCTCAAACCTCGTGAAGTCATTAAGCACCTCTCCCGCCTCCCACCAGTATTCGCGCCAATTCACCAGACGAATTTGAACCAAGGTATAGAGGGTTGGTTTGTTTTGCGCCATTGAAATTGGCGCGACCACTTTTGCGCCTATTTCAATGGAGCTGACTGTATAGgacacccggcctcttgcagactccttacgttcttgagtttttatgttcttatatgcCAGTGTCCGAAAAACGTTTCGAATTTCAGATCGCCGCGTACGGGATGCTCAAAAGACAAGCTGTTTTCACGATCTCTGAAGCCTTGACTCACCTTCTCATAACAACTCAAACGTTTTGTACTCACCTTTCCCCAGCTCGACAGGCATCCTCTCCTTGCCACTGATGCTCACCTGGAAAAGAAAGCAGTAAACAATGAGTtcatgttcacacacacacacacacacacacacacacacacacacacacacttggcccagatctgaccgaggtcagacgtgggccgcggcgctccgaaaggagcagccaggggccagcctgttgcccccccccctcccccatcccctacgtccccctctcccatttcatcaAAATCCCAAACTTTTGTGCCATCAAGCTTCATcgcggtgacagacagtgagtgcagtgcgtttgtggtgccgttaaGACACTGAAGAggtaatggccagtgtgacgccgcCACGGCCATACCATCCGGCCGACTCCCCAGGTCCTCctaggtacaccagcccgaccatcatccgGCTGGGTTATaagtcggttcaggtgcagtgcagtgttgaggcccgtcactcaggtggaggcaTGGGTGAGGCAATCAGCACTCCCCTCAACATAACAGGCAGTGCAGACCAGGTGCATGACGACagacgttcccacgcctactctctcgcttgtcatcctcttcccttcttgtctcGCCGGCTGGATGCAGATTAGAAGATCAACGCTAAGCCCATACACTGAGTGACGGTCgaaaccgcctctacctgcaccccgcCCCACCATCTGCCGCGACCTGACCCTTTCTGACCTGGGGCTCAACACCTGACCCGCCACCCGGAAGACTACCGcacaaacgcactgcattccaccaccacatcccccccGCCCTAAACattttcatcacaactttcccagtGTTTACCACAGACCCCCGATAC encodes the following:
- the LOC126996257 gene encoding tigger transposable element-derived protein 7-like, with the translated sequence MMVGLVYLGGPGESAGWLKPVVVGKNRKPRGLKDIMTKLPVEYHESASAWFNQDVTTNWFHRSFDPSGVIESVKRHYRNLYLQQCLVVVEDGMDEPDYVDTRRRKTIENFNDYKIKDAIFNLAEAWQQVPLATLRHAWCKLLKTPKIPSLGRKEFEGLEIPRIVKMLQEAGQGEFQPEELVEWAEEDFGVPGYHHLTEEEIASSVQGGETTAEEKEEDEEERTAQGPSLAAGLESIATCLSLIDRVGKPLANHYEGLRVLRRQVIQLQQAKLKVGSEAGRKETQEPETSLWRMVLVRLHESC